The following are encoded in a window of Thermus thermamylovorans genomic DNA:
- the thrS gene encoding threonine--tRNA ligase yields the protein MVVYLPDGKPLEVGEGATAWDVVRALEPALAPRAVGALVEGELYDLLRPLPPGARVRLLTEEDPEYQLLFRHTLAHVLAQAVREHFAEKGYDPESVRLGVGPVIEKGFYYDIDPPEPLSDEDLPAIEARMRAILQKDLPLRRFVLPREEALARYQGKDPYKTELILDLPEGEEVSFYQQGDEAYGFTDLCRGPHVPSTGRIPPHFRLTHVAGAYWRGDERRPMLQRVYGVAFRTAEELKEYLWQLEEAKRRDHRRLGRELELFLIDPVVGKGLVLWLPKGNVIREELIAFMREEQVRRGYQLVTTPHIGGLELYRTSGHYPYYAESQFPPISFKERGEEEEYLLKPMNCPHHVRIYAHKRRSYRELPLRLAEFGTVYRYEKAGELLGLTRVRGFTQDDAHLFCTPEQVKAEFLGVLDLVLKVFATLGLKDFRARIGTRDPKSDKYVGDEAKWTLAERQIEEAALEAGLHYTLEAGDAAFYGPKLDFVVKDALGREWQLGTIQVDYNLPERFGLTYVGPDGEEHRPVMIHRAPFGSLERFIGILIEHFAGDFPLWLAPVQVVVVPVSEKQEDYAQEVVFRLKEAGLRAEADLRPERMQARIRDAEVQKVPYVLVVGERERAEGTVSVRRRHRGNLGAMPLASFLEAALREYRERLLEPSF from the coding sequence ATGGTGGTCTACCTGCCGGACGGCAAGCCGCTGGAGGTGGGGGAGGGGGCCACCGCCTGGGATGTGGTCCGGGCCCTCGAGCCCGCCCTGGCCCCGCGGGCGGTGGGGGCCCTGGTGGAGGGGGAGCTCTACGACCTCCTGAGGCCCCTCCCCCCGGGGGCCCGGGTGCGCCTCCTCACGGAGGAGGACCCCGAGTACCAGCTCCTCTTCCGCCACACCCTGGCCCACGTCTTGGCCCAGGCGGTGAGGGAACACTTCGCCGAGAAGGGCTACGACCCGGAAAGCGTGAGGCTGGGCGTGGGCCCGGTGATCGAGAAGGGCTTCTACTACGATATCGATCCCCCCGAGCCCCTCTCCGACGAGGACCTGCCCGCCATCGAGGCGAGGATGCGGGCCATCCTGCAAAAGGACCTCCCCTTGCGGCGCTTCGTCCTCCCGCGGGAGGAGGCCCTGGCCCGCTACCAGGGCAAGGACCCCTACAAGACCGAGCTCATCCTGGACCTGCCCGAGGGGGAGGAGGTGAGCTTCTACCAGCAGGGGGACGAGGCCTACGGCTTCACCGACCTCTGCCGCGGGCCCCACGTGCCCTCCACGGGCCGCATCCCCCCCCATTTCCGGCTCACCCACGTGGCCGGGGCCTACTGGCGGGGGGACGAACGGCGGCCCATGCTCCAGCGGGTCTACGGGGTGGCCTTCCGCACCGCCGAGGAGCTTAAGGAATACCTCTGGCAGCTGGAGGAGGCCAAGCGGCGCGACCACCGCCGCCTGGGGCGGGAGCTGGAGCTGTTCCTCATCGACCCCGTGGTGGGCAAGGGCCTGGTGCTCTGGCTCCCCAAGGGGAACGTGATCCGGGAGGAGCTCATCGCCTTCATGCGGGAGGAGCAGGTGAGGCGGGGCTACCAGCTGGTCACCACCCCCCACATCGGCGGCCTGGAGCTCTACCGGACCAGCGGCCACTACCCCTACTACGCGGAAAGCCAGTTCCCCCCCATAAGCTTTAAGGAGCGGGGGGAGGAGGAAGAATACCTCCTCAAGCCCATGAACTGCCCCCACCACGTCCGCATCTACGCCCACAAGCGCCGCTCCTACCGCGAGCTGCCCCTGAGGCTCGCCGAGTTCGGCACCGTCTACCGCTACGAGAAGGCGGGGGAGCTTCTGGGCCTCACCCGGGTGCGGGGCTTCACCCAGGACGACGCCCACCTCTTCTGCACCCCGGAGCAAGTGAAGGCGGAGTTCTTGGGGGTCCTGGACCTGGTGCTGAAGGTCTTCGCCACCTTGGGCCTCAAGGACTTCCGCGCCCGCATCGGCACCCGGGACCCCAAAAGCGACAAGTACGTGGGGGACGAAGCCAAGTGGACCTTGGCGGAAAGGCAGATCGAGGAGGCCGCCCTGGAGGCCGGCCTCCACTACACCCTGGAGGCGGGGGATGCCGCCTTCTACGGCCCCAAGCTGGACTTCGTGGTCAAGGACGCCCTGGGCAGGGAGTGGCAGCTCGGCACCATCCAGGTGGACTACAACCTCCCCGAGCGCTTCGGCCTCACCTACGTGGGGCCGGACGGGGAGGAGCACCGCCCGGTGATGATCCACCGCGCCCCCTTCGGCTCCCTGGAGCGCTTTATCGGCATCCTCATCGAGCACTTCGCCGGGGACTTCCCCCTGTGGCTCGCCCCGGTGCAGGTGGTGGTGGTGCCGGTTTCGGAAAAACAGGAGGACTACGCCCAGGAGGTGGTCTTTAGGCTCAAGGAGGCGGGCCTCAGGGCCGAGGCCGACCTCCGCCCCGAGCGCATGCAGGCCCGGATCCGGGACGCGGAGGTGCAGAAGGTGCCCTACGTCCTGGTGGTGGGGGAGAGGGAAAGGGCCGAGGGCACGGTGAGCGTGCGCAGGCGGCACCGCGGGAACCTGGGGGCCATGCCCCTGGCCAGCTTCCTCGAGGCCGCCCTTAGGGAATACAGGGAGCGCCTTTTGGAACCCTCCTTCTGA
- a CDS encoding PaaX family transcriptional regulator C-terminal domain-containing protein, translating into MRARSTIFTLFVEYIYPERRARVRDLVAMMEALGFSEAAVRAALSRSARRGWVLPQREGRVAFYALSDRVYWQVRQVRRRLYEAPAPWDGRFTLVLPEGPRERGERERFRREMALLGYGSLQSGVYLGAGVDLEATRELLAFYGLPAQLFRGEHLGSREELLRAFPLERAEVHYRRLFPHEAPEGPEEAFRALTRLVHEMRKVLFLDPLLPPELLPPGFLSPGIWRGFLEARAALYGRALPFLKALDLSLPGFSSPVKVTSGT; encoded by the coding sequence ATGCGCGCCAGGTCCACCATCTTCACCCTGTTTGTGGAATACATCTACCCGGAAAGGCGGGCCCGGGTGCGGGACCTCGTCGCCATGATGGAGGCCCTGGGCTTCTCCGAGGCGGCGGTGCGGGCCGCCCTCTCCCGGAGCGCCCGCCGGGGCTGGGTGCTGCCCCAGAGGGAGGGGCGGGTGGCGTTCTACGCCCTCTCCGACCGGGTCTATTGGCAGGTGCGCCAGGTGCGCAGGCGCCTGTACGAGGCCCCGGCCCCCTGGGACGGCCGCTTCACCCTGGTCCTGCCGGAGGGGCCCAGGGAAAGGGGCGAGCGGGAGCGCTTCCGGCGGGAGATGGCCCTCCTGGGCTACGGCAGCCTGCAAAGCGGGGTCTACCTGGGGGCGGGGGTGGACCTCGAGGCCACCCGGGAGCTGCTCGCCTTCTACGGCCTTCCCGCCCAGCTTTTCCGGGGGGAGCACCTGGGGAGCCGGGAGGAACTCCTCCGGGCCTTCCCCCTGGAGCGGGCCGAGGTGCACTACCGCAGGCTCTTCCCCCACGAGGCGCCGGAGGGGCCCGAGGAGGCCTTCCGCGCCCTCACCCGTCTGGTGCACGAGATGCGCAAGGTGCTCTTTCTGGACCCCCTTCTGCCCCCGGAGCTCCTCCCCCCGGGCTTCCTGAGCCCAGGGATCTGGCGGGGCTTCCTGGAGGCCCGGGCGGCCCTTTACGGGAGGGCCCTGCCCTTCCTTAAGGCCCTTGACCTTTCCCTCCCCGGTTTCTCATCCCCTGTTAAGGTAACCTCAGGGACATGA
- a CDS encoding ABC transporter substrate-binding protein, with translation MRALLSLAVAGARSLALLAFLPLAQAQVAIPFWHTAGPPGNAVLEEAIRSFNGSQRAYRIEARYVGDYREAGVKLLAALRAGGAPVLFHGELSFLPRLAQEGAALSLDPYLQGVPPDLYPEMLRTIQVRGQTFGLPLGLSVPALYYNRDAFRARGLRPPRTWPELEEAAGRLTGRTTKGLVLATDIWTFNALVMSLGGSLVRDGLPAFTSKEAVEALEMLHRMVQRGHAQARNLAEAPFAVADFLRTKALMGVGPTTALPVVLAQTSLPFQVGMAPLPRREGGAVPLSGAALAVLRGASPEQARGAVAFWLHFLEPKRQAEWVRATWYLPLRKEAERELGDFLLDPERRGVFAQAQAGRPWSQDPEMVLWYGFLEEALERSLKGGMRPQQALEEAQRKALAVERR, from the coding sequence ATGAGGGCCCTCCTCTCCCTGGCGGTGGCCGGGGCCCGCTCCCTGGCCCTCCTGGCCTTCCTCCCCCTGGCCCAGGCCCAGGTGGCCATCCCCTTCTGGCACACCGCCGGCCCCCCGGGGAACGCCGTTTTGGAGGAGGCCATAAGGAGCTTCAACGGGTCCCAGCGGGCTTACCGGATCGAGGCCCGTTACGTGGGGGATTACCGGGAAGCCGGGGTGAAGCTCCTCGCTGCCCTCCGGGCCGGGGGAGCCCCCGTCCTCTTCCACGGGGAGCTCTCCTTCCTGCCCCGCCTGGCCCAGGAGGGGGCGGCCCTCTCCCTGGACCCCTACCTGCAGGGGGTGCCCCCGGACCTCTACCCGGAGATGCTGCGCACGATCCAGGTCCGGGGGCAGACCTTCGGCCTCCCCTTGGGGCTTTCCGTGCCCGCCCTCTACTACAACCGGGACGCCTTCCGGGCTCGAGGCCTCCGCCCCCCCCGCACCTGGCCGGAGCTGGAGGAGGCGGCGGGAAGGCTCACGGGCCGCACCACCAAGGGCCTGGTGCTGGCCACGGACATCTGGACCTTCAACGCCCTCGTGATGAGCCTGGGGGGGAGCCTGGTGAGGGACGGCCTGCCCGCCTTCACCTCCAAGGAGGCGGTGGAGGCCCTGGAGATGCTCCACCGCATGGTGCAAAGGGGGCACGCCCAGGCCCGGAACCTGGCGGAAGCCCCTTTCGCCGTGGCCGACTTCCTGCGCACCAAGGCCCTCATGGGCGTCGGGCCCACCACCGCCCTCCCCGTGGTCCTCGCCCAGACCTCCTTGCCCTTCCAGGTGGGCATGGCCCCCCTGCCCCGGCGGGAAGGGGGGGCGGTGCCCCTCTCGGGGGCGGCCCTCGCCGTCCTGCGGGGGGCAAGCCCGGAGCAGGCCCGGGGGGCGGTGGCCTTCTGGCTCCACTTCCTGGAGCCCAAGAGGCAGGCGGAGTGGGTGCGCGCCACCTGGTACCTGCCCCTCCGCAAGGAGGCGGAGCGGGAGCTCGGGGACTTCCTGCTGGACCCCGAGCGGCGGGGGGTCTTCGCCCAGGCCCAGGCGGGCCGCCCCTGGAGCCAGGACCCGGAGATGGTCCTGTGGTACGGCTTCCTGGAGGAGGCCCTGGAGCGGAGCCTCAAGGGGGGGATGCGCCCCCAGCAGGCCCTGGAGGAGGCCCAGCGCAAGGCCTTGGCGGTGGAGCGGCGCTGA